The Dehalococcoidia bacterium DNA window GAGGACGTGGCGACGAAGCGCGCGCCCCACCGCGAGCAGCACATAGCCCTCGTCCGCAAGCTGCACGAGCGCGGCGAGCTGCTCATGGCGGGCGCGTGGGCCAACCCTCTGGACGGCGCGGCCCTCGTCTTCCGCGTCAGCAGTCCCAAGCCCGTCGAGGACTTTGTAGCCGCCGACCCCTACGTCAAGCACGGCCTCGTCACCCGCTGGCGCATCCGCGAGTGGAACGTGGCGGTCGGGGCTTAGCGCGCGCCCTTTCGCTGAGGAGATTCCTCGCTACGCTCGGAATGACAGGACGCGGCGTTCGCCCACCATGAGTGCGGGGGCTACGCCTTCGTTGCCACTTCTTTCTTGCGCGCCGTCAGCAAGTAAATGATAGGGCCGAGGGTGTTTACAAAGACGACCAGGAGCGCCCACCCCCATTTCCTGCCACCCTGGAGCCTCTCCACGGGCCGCTGTACAAGGTCGCACACGGCGAACCCCATCAGGAAAAACTGGACCGCAACGCCGAAGAGAATGAGCAGCAACAGCACCGATTCCCTTGAACCCAGCCCGAGCGCCATGCTCCACCTCCTCGTCCAAGACTTACTCGGGTCGGAACGCGACAGTGAAAGACCCCACGAGCCGCATTGGTAGCCCGCCAAAATTCTGCTACAGTGACACGGGTAATTCGTGACACCAAACACCGAGGTTCAATCCGAACATCTCATTCGCCTTGTCGCATAGATGCCTGTGCTCTTCAACCAATAAGCTGTATCGGAACAATGACTTCTTTATCTGGTCTTTGTCAAACTCGGAGATTTTGTCAGCGGTACTTTTCGCTTTCGCGGTGGGAACAAGCACGTAGAGGTCGTTGTAAACAGCAAAGAGCATATCGAACGACTGAAGGAGAGCGGTGACTGTTTCGTGCCTATACCCTGAATGCCGCATTAGTTCCGCAAGCCCCTTAACAGCGAAGGATAGCCGAGCCGGGTGCGGTGCGGAATAGTCGCCGAAAATGCCTCTGCTGTTTAGTCCAAACAGATTTGTACCTAAACTGTCAGAACGCATGATATTCATCTGTTCGTGAAGCTGTGATGCGATACCCAGTGCTTGGTTAACAAGTTCGCGGCCAAGACGCATTCTTTGACGCCTTTGTACAAGCGACCCGATTAGGTTAGCTATTGGGCGCCAGACTAGGACTCCCATGACCAGAACAATAAAGACAACTAGCAATGCAACTAGCCACGGTTGTGCAATGCCCGAAATAGCGATAACCGCGGCAGCAATCGAAGCGATAGATGCAACCGCGCTTAATACACTGCTAACAGACGGCCCTTCTCTTCGGAGCTTTACTTCGGGAGAGTCTCCAGTAAATAAATTTCCAGTTTTCATACGACCCCCACAGCATTGGCAGGGCAAATCTACCGACACTGCTACGCTCTGCTCTAGTCCGCCGCCATTATACCCCTGCTCTGGCCTCGTACCTCTATAACAGAACCAGCGGAATCTTACCAGTTCAGCGGCAATCTGGTTCCAAACGACGGAGTGCGTCTCTCGGGGGCCGCTACGTGACCGGCGCGGCCTCAGCCAGAAACGCGAGAAAGGTCTGCAGAAGGTGCGTGTCCGCCTGCTTCTCCGCGTAGGTGTAGTAGATGCCCCGCTTCAGGGAGAGGCCCTTCAGAGCGACCGATTTAGTGCGCCCCAGCGCAAGGCTCGCCCGCGCCGCCATCGCGGAGACGAAGCCAAGCCCAACGCCCGCCTCCACCGCCGTGATGACCGCCTGGCTCGACCCGACGACAAGCTGGGGCCTGGCGCGGCCCAGGTCGAACCCCTGCGCCTTCAGCAACTGCTCCAGGCTGCGCTGCGTCCCCGACCCCTCCTCGCGGACGACGAGCGACTGGCCCTCCAGGTCCTCCATCCGAATGCTCCCACGCTTCGCGAAGGGGTGCTTGGGCGGGGCCAGCAGCAACATTTCGTCGTCCTGAAGTCGCTTCACGACCAGACCGCGCCGCTTCACCTCCGCGCCGATAAAGCCGATGTCCACGTCCCGCGCCTGGACCTTGTCCACGATGATGGAGGTGTCCGCGACGGCGATGGTCGCCTGCACAGTGGGATAGCGGCGCAGGAAAGGCCCCAGCAAGCGCGGCAGGATGTACTCGCCGGGGATCGTGCTGGCGCCGAGCGCAAGCCGTCCGCCGACCACCTTGCGCAGCGTCTTCATGCTCTCGCGCAGGCCGCCTTCCTCCGCCAGCACGCGCTCCGCGAAGCGCAGAAAGAGCGTGCCCGCGTCCGTGAGGGCCACGCGCCCGCCTTGGCGCTCCAGCAGCTTGGCGCTCGCCTCCTCCTCCAGGCGCTGCACCTGAAAGGAGATGGTCGGCTGGCTCACGCCCAGCGCGCGGGCGGCGTCCGAGAAGCTGCCGCGCCGCACCACCTCTACGAAGCTGCGCAGGTAGTCGGTATTCATCGTGTCCCACTCCCGCCTGGCGTTAGTACTCCGTCCGCCAAATTATGCCAGTGTCCTGTCACTTTGATCATCTGAACACTCCGAGCGCCTTGCTGCTCGGAGTTCACGCCCTTGCTTGCGGCAGATGCCCCATCCCCCTGTTTACCCCTTCCCCTGCCGGGGAAGGGGGTGTCGTAGATCATAGGGGACACCCCTATGACCCCGGCGGGGGCTTCGCCCCCTGCACCCCTGCTCCGAGATGACGCCTGCCTTCTATGCCCTGTCATTCCGAGTCCTTCCAATGAAGGACGAGGAATCTCCCGGAGACCTTCTGCGGGAGAGCCCCTTCGCGGGAAGGAATGCGCCCCGATATACAAGAGCTTGCCAGACTGGCGTTAGTACTCCGTGGCCCCGTTGAAGAGCCACGCGCCGATCCTCAGCGCAGGAATACGGTTGACGCTCCACGCCGTCCGCACCAGCCGCGTCTCCCGCCCGATGCTATTCACATGGTTCAGCGCGTCCACGTAGCTCTGCGTAAAACGCAGGTTGCGCACGGGCCGCGTCACCTCGCCGTTCTCGATGAGGAACGTCCCGTCCCGCGTCATGCCCGTGACCTCGACGGTCAGCGGGTGCACCGTGCGCGTGTACCAGAAACGCGTGACCAGCAGGCCGCGCTTCACCGGGCGGACAAGGTCGTCCGGCCCTTCCGCGGAAGGGCCGGACTTCATGAAGAGGTTCGTCGGGAAAGGCCCGTAGGCGTCGAAGGGCGGGATGGCGTGACCCGTGGAGGCGCGTCCCTCTTTCGCCGCCGTGTAGCTGTCGTAGCAGGCGCCCTTCGCCACGCCGTCCACGATGAAGTCCACGCGCTGCTTCGGGACGCCCTCGAAGTCGAAGGTCATCGGGATGCCGGTGGGGTCGAGGCCGTCGTCCCAGATGGTGACGTTGTCGCCCATGACTTTCTGGCCCAGTCTGCCCGTCAGGAAGCTGCGCTTCTCCTGAACGGCCTGCGCGCTGAAGCCTGTCCAGCCCAGGAAGTCCAGGATGTCGCTGACGGCGTAGGGGGCGAGGACGACCTCGTACACGCCCGGCTCGATGGGCGCGGGATTGCGACCACGCTCCGCCCCCTGGACGGCCTCGTCCGCCACGGCCTCGACGTCAATGCGGCCAATGTCCATGTCCACGCGGTCGGCGTACCCGGAGCTTGTGTCGGAGCGGACCACCGCCATCACGTCCGCGGCAGTGGCCCGGTGCCGGGCGAACAGGCCGTGCGAGTTCACCACGGCGTACTCGGTGGCGCGCACGCTGACGGCGCCCGCCGCCTCCAGCCCTCGCTCCTCCGCCTTGCGGATGATGACGGCGGCCTGGCGCGCGCGCTCCTCCGGCCCCTGGCGGGCGGTGCGCGCCACGTATGCCTTCGCCGACGAGACCGGAGCGGGAGCGGGCAGCCCGGGCAGCGCCGGGTTCTCCGGCACGACGCGTGTCGTAGCCAAGGCCGCCTCCACCGCGCGGCGCACGCCCTCCGGCGAGAGGTCGCTGGTGGACGAGACGCCCGCACGCTTGCCGGAGAGCAGGCGCACCGTCAGTGTGGCGTGGCGCTCGCTCACGTTCTGGTGGATGGCATTGCGGGCGAAGCGAGTGAGGGCCAGGTCGAAATCAACGAACAGCGCCTCCGCCTGCGCCGCACC harbors:
- a CDS encoding YciI-like protein — its product is MYYVLLYDYVEDVATKRAPHREQHIALVRKLHERGELLMAGAWANPLDGAALVFRVSSPKPVEDFVAADPYVKHGLVTRWRIREWNVAVGA
- a CDS encoding LysR family transcriptional regulator, with protein sequence MNTDYLRSFVEVVRRGSFSDAARALGVSQPTISFQVQRLEEEASAKLLERQGGRVALTDAGTLFLRFAERVLAEEGGLRESMKTLRKVVGGRLALGASTIPGEYILPRLLGPFLRRYPTVQATIAVADTSIIVDKVQARDVDIGFIGAEVKRRGLVVKRLQDDEMLLLAPPKHPFAKRGSIRMEDLEGQSLVVREEGSGTQRSLEQLLKAQGFDLGRARPQLVVGSSQAVITAVEAGVGLGFVSAMAARASLALGRTKSVALKGLSLKRGIYYTYAEKQADTHLLQTFLAFLAEAAPVT
- a CDS encoding PLDc N-terminal domain-containing protein, whose translation is MALGLGSRESVLLLLILFGVAVQFFLMGFAVCDLVQRPVERLQGGRKWGWALLVVFVNTLGPIIYLLTARKKEVATKA
- a CDS encoding TldD/PmbA family protein, with protein sequence MLGEKKLREIAGRVFSQAGAAQAEALFVDFDLALTRFARNAIHQNVSERHATLTVRLLSGKRAGVSSTSDLSPEGVRRAVEAALATTRVVPENPALPGLPAPAPVSSAKAYVARTARQGPEERARQAAVIIRKAEERGLEAAGAVSVRATEYAVVNSHGLFARHRATAADVMAVVRSDTSSGYADRVDMDIGRIDVEAVADEAVQGAERGRNPAPIEPGVYEVVLAPYAVSDILDFLGWTGFSAQAVQEKRSFLTGRLGQKVMGDNVTIWDDGLDPTGIPMTFDFEGVPKQRVDFIVDGVAKGACYDSYTAAKEGRASTGHAIPPFDAYGPFPTNLFMKSGPSAEGPDDLVRPVKRGLLVTRFWYTRTVHPLTVEVTGMTRDGTFLIENGEVTRPVRNLRFTQSYVDALNHVNSIGRETRLVRTAWSVNRIPALRIGAWLFNGATEY